Proteins encoded by one window of Marixanthomonas sp. SCSIO 43207:
- the dnaJ gene encoding molecular chaperone DnaJ, with protein sequence MKEDYYEILGLSKNATAAEIKKAYRKMAIKYHPDKNPGDSKAEDMFKKSAEAYEVLSNPEKKARYDQFGHQAFDGSGGFGGGGMNMDDIFSQFGDIFGGAFGGGGFGGFGGGGRRTVKGSNLRIRVKLTLEEIANGVEKKIKVKRKKVAQGTTYKTCSTCNGTGQVTRVQNTILGRMQTATTCSTCGGSGQIVDQKPTNADAHGMLSTEETVSIKIPAGVVDGMQLKVSGKGNDAPGNGIAGDLLVAIEEKDHPTLQREGDNLHYDLYVSIPDATLGASKEIDTVTGKVRIKIEPGVQSGKILRLRNKGIPSINGYGSGDLLVHVNVWTPKTLSKEQRAFFEKMSEDEHFQPKPEKEDKSFFEKVKDMFS encoded by the coding sequence ATGAAGGAAGATTATTACGAAATACTCGGTTTAAGTAAAAACGCTACGGCGGCAGAAATTAAGAAAGCATATCGCAAGATGGCAATTAAATACCACCCCGATAAAAATCCGGGTGATTCAAAAGCCGAAGATATGTTTAAAAAATCTGCTGAAGCTTATGAGGTTTTAAGTAACCCAGAGAAAAAAGCTCGTTATGACCAGTTTGGTCACCAAGCATTTGATGGCTCTGGAGGCTTTGGCGGTGGCGGAATGAATATGGATGATATCTTCAGTCAATTTGGTGACATCTTTGGCGGTGCCTTTGGTGGCGGCGGATTTGGAGGTTTTGGCGGCGGTGGTCGTAGAACCGTAAAAGGAAGCAATCTTCGTATTCGTGTAAAATTAACACTTGAAGAAATTGCCAATGGCGTAGAAAAGAAAATTAAAGTAAAACGTAAAAAAGTAGCACAGGGTACAACCTATAAAACCTGCTCAACTTGTAACGGAACAGGACAAGTTACACGTGTTCAAAATACTATACTAGGACGTATGCAAACAGCTACAACGTGTAGTACTTGTGGTGGAAGCGGTCAAATTGTAGATCAAAAACCTACAAATGCAGATGCTCACGGTATGCTTTCTACTGAAGAAACCGTTTCAATAAAAATACCTGCCGGTGTAGTAGATGGTATGCAACTTAAAGTTTCAGGAAAAGGAAACGATGCTCCCGGAAACGGTATAGCCGGAGATTTACTTGTAGCGATTGAAGAAAAAGACCACCCAACTTTACAGCGTGAAGGAGATAATTTACATTATGATCTGTATGTAAGTATCCCAGATGCAACTTTGGGAGCTTCAAAAGAGATAGATACTGTTACAGGGAAAGTGCGAATAAAAATTGAACCGGGCGTACAAAGCGGTAAAATTTTAAGACTTCGTAACAAAGGTATACCTAGTATAAATGGATACGGTTCTGGCGATTTACTGGTTCATGTAAATGTATGGACCCCAAAAACTTTAAGTAAAGAACAACGCGCATTTTTTGAGAAAATGTCTGAAGATGAGCATTTTCAACCCAAACCTGAAAAAGAAGACAAATCATTTTTTGAAAAGGTAAAAGACATGTTTTCTTAA
- a CDS encoding ABC transporter permease codes for MNHLSLILKREYLNKVRNKSFIIMTFLSPLILVGIFTLVAYLSNINNDKVRTISILDESQLFVNNFTDTESIEYKPLENISLNEAKTLAETSEYYGLLYIPKTETIDELKNKITFYSEDSPSLTIMSDIEDAIEKKVNTEKLLEAGINAQKIEDLRIKINTNLETYAGQETSKLGSGLKLIFGGAAGYLLFMFIIIYGNMIMRSVIEEKTSRIIEVIISSVKPVKLLLGKIFGTTLAGITQFMAWIVLIGLFSVVVTSVLGIDPSTVQSPQQQMLEANGDSVNQIVMEVIHEINSLPIANLIIMFVLFFIGGYLLYASLYAAIGAAVDSETDTQQFMMPILMPLILAVYVGFFTVIDNPHGTVSQVFSFIPFTSPVVMLMRIPFGVPIWQQIVSVIILFATFMGTVWFAAKIYRVGILMYGKKPSYKEIVKWLKY; via the coding sequence ATGAACCACCTTTCACTTATACTAAAGAGAGAATATTTAAATAAAGTAAGAAACAAGTCCTTTATTATTATGACTTTTTTAAGTCCGCTGATATTGGTAGGTATTTTTACACTTGTTGCGTATTTATCAAACATTAATAATGATAAAGTTCGCACCATTTCTATTCTAGATGAAAGCCAATTGTTTGTAAATAATTTTACAGATACCGAATCTATTGAGTATAAACCGTTAGAAAATATTTCACTCAACGAAGCAAAAACTTTAGCTGAAACATCAGAATATTACGGTTTGCTTTATATTCCAAAGACCGAAACAATTGACGAATTAAAAAATAAAATTACTTTTTATTCAGAAGATTCGCCTTCGCTTACAATAATGAGCGATATAGAAGATGCTATTGAAAAAAAGGTAAACACTGAAAAATTGCTAGAAGCCGGTATTAATGCGCAAAAAATTGAAGATTTACGTATTAAAATTAATACCAATCTAGAAACCTATGCCGGACAAGAAACATCAAAATTAGGCTCAGGGCTTAAGTTAATATTTGGAGGAGCAGCAGGCTATCTACTTTTTATGTTTATCATCATCTACGGAAATATGATTATGCGTAGTGTTATTGAAGAAAAAACAAGTAGAATCATTGAGGTAATAATCTCTTCAGTAAAACCTGTAAAACTTCTATTAGGAAAGATTTTTGGAACTACACTAGCCGGTATTACACAGTTTATGGCATGGATTGTATTGATAGGTCTTTTTAGCGTTGTAGTAACGTCTGTATTGGGTATTGACCCTTCTACGGTACAAAGCCCGCAACAACAAATGCTTGAGGCCAATGGAGATAGTGTTAATCAAATTGTTATGGAAGTAATACATGAGATTAATTCGCTCCCCATTGCAAATTTGATAATCATGTTTGTCTTGTTTTTTATAGGCGGCTATTTATTGTATGCTTCATTATATGCGGCAATTGGTGCTGCTGTAGATAGTGAAACAGATACCCAACAGTTTATGATGCCAATATTAATGCCTTTAATTTTGGCTGTATACGTAGGTTTTTTTACGGTAATAGATAATCCACACGGTACGGTTTCTCAGGTGTTTTCATTTATACCCTTTACATCGCCGGTAGTGATGTTAATGCGTATTCCTTTTGGTGTTCCTATTTGGCAACAAATTGTATCAGTAATTATTTTATTTGCTACTTTTATGGGTACAGTTTGGTTTGCTGCAAAAATTTACAGAGTTGGTATTTTAATGTATGGCAAAAAGCCAAGCTACAAAGAGATTGTCAAGTGGCTTAAATATTAA
- a CDS encoding ABC transporter ATP-binding protein — translation MEKLLVANNVSKTFGKYKAINNISIEVPKGSIFGLLGPNGAGKTTFIRVINQITMPDTGNVILDGEQLQPHHIQQIGYLPEERGLYKSMKVGEQALYLAQLKGLSKSEAKERLKYWFDRLEIGDWWNKKIQELSKGMAQKIQFVVTVLHRPKLLIFDEPFSGFDPINANLIKDEILKLREDGATVIFSTHRMESVEEMCDHIALINKGNKILDGKLVDIKRAYKSNTYEVGIQAEYPDAVTADLKEKFTLFPATFKSINNELQYKIQIPETHTANDLITYLTGKGELTHFVEVVPSANDIFIETVRNN, via the coding sequence ATGGAAAAACTCTTAGTAGCAAACAACGTTTCCAAAACTTTTGGAAAATATAAAGCCATTAATAATATATCGATTGAAGTTCCCAAAGGAAGTATATTTGGGTTGCTAGGTCCTAATGGAGCAGGTAAAACCACCTTCATTAGAGTTATCAATCAAATAACAATGCCAGACACCGGCAATGTAATTCTAGACGGCGAGCAATTGCAACCACATCACATACAACAAATAGGGTATTTGCCAGAAGAACGTGGCTTATACAAATCTATGAAAGTAGGAGAGCAAGCTTTATACCTTGCACAATTGAAAGGGTTGAGTAAAAGTGAAGCCAAAGAGCGATTAAAATATTGGTTTGATCGTCTTGAGATTGGCGATTGGTGGAACAAAAAAATACAAGAGCTTTCAAAAGGAATGGCACAAAAAATTCAATTTGTTGTAACAGTATTGCATCGTCCCAAACTATTAATATTTGATGAGCCGTTTAGTGGTTTTGATCCTATAAATGCCAACCTTATTAAAGACGAAATATTAAAACTTCGTGAGGATGGAGCTACCGTAATTTTTTCAACCCATAGAATGGAATCTGTAGAAGAAATGTGTGATCATATAGCTCTAATCAATAAAGGAAATAAAATCCTAGACGGAAAACTGGTTGATATAAAAAGAGCGTATAAATCAAACACCTATGAGGTGGGTATTCAAGCAGAATATCCAGATGCTGTAACGGCAGACTTAAAAGAAAAGTTTACACTTTTTCCAGCAACCTTTAAAAGTATAAATAATGAGCTTCAGTATAAAATTCAAATTCCTGAAACGCATACGGCAAATGATTTAATCACATATTTAACCGGTAAAGGAGAGCTTACCCATTTTGTAGAAGTAGTTCCTTCAGCAAATGATATTTTTATTGAAACTGTGCGCAATAACTAA
- a CDS encoding YceI family protein, whose translation MKKTIINTALIAVMAFGAVACNNSNKEAKTSEAKEAAEATQEAVDYSVDTQASTIKWKGEKPTGSHNGFVNLSQGTLSVKDNVIEAGNFTIDMNSITDEDLEGEKKANLEAHLKGTVEGQEGDFFNVNKYPTATFELTGAEAMGDHTMVKGNLTIKDQTNHIEFPANITMDADKVTIESKTFSIDRTKWNVNYGSKSVFDNLGDKFINDEIELTISLVAKK comes from the coding sequence ATGAAAAAAACCATCATTAATACTGCTTTAATTGCTGTTATGGCTTTTGGAGCTGTAGCTTGTAACAATAGCAACAAAGAAGCAAAAACATCTGAAGCTAAAGAAGCTGCAGAAGCTACACAAGAAGCTGTTGATTATTCAGTAGACACACAAGCATCTACTATTAAATGGAAAGGTGAAAAACCAACCGGAAGCCACAATGGATTTGTAAACTTATCTCAAGGAACTCTTTCTGTAAAAGATAACGTTATTGAAGCCGGAAATTTTACTATCGATATGAACTCTATCACAGATGAAGACTTAGAAGGTGAAAAAAAGGCAAATCTTGAAGCGCACTTAAAAGGTACAGTTGAAGGTCAAGAAGGAGACTTTTTTAACGTAAATAAATATCCTACAGCAACGTTTGAATTAACTGGAGCTGAAGCAATGGGAGATCACACTATGGTAAAAGGTAATCTTACTATAAAAGACCAAACCAACCATATTGAGTTTCCTGCAAATATTACTATGGATGCAGATAAAGTAACTATTGAAAGTAAAACCTTTAGCATTGACAGAACAAAATGGAATGTAAACTACGGTTCAAAATCTGTATTTGACAACCTTGGTGATAAATTTATCAACGATGAAATTGAATTAACCATTTCATTAGTTGCAAAAAAGTAA
- a CDS encoding DUF6268 family outer membrane beta-barrel protein, whose amino-acid sequence MKHTKNQTIKKSLTVLLLLMCTATFSQTTDLARIEYLHIPFSNSENSINRYRALAQAPIPLDDNNEKIFVVSLEYRYIDFSFKDLEDLTAFGDNLVDSSQDMRLNLGYTWKPKNDWRFGVRVGARINSTLENSLESDDLIYEGGVYAILDKKKDSSVAKPYRLILGLTYSTTPGRNYPLPLINYYREFHPNWTFTLGVPKTNVRHYLNDNHKDAIQAFATIDNIFSNLQNNFVPTSTQNPNGKQVENIELTVGLLGLGYEHFFTDHLLFYGYAAHSVYNNFRLENNDGEKIYEISSENTPYFRAGIKFKY is encoded by the coding sequence TTGAAACACACTAAAAATCAAACCATCAAGAAGTCGCTAACGGTGCTGCTTCTTTTAATGTGCACTGCAACTTTTTCACAAACTACAGATTTGGCTAGAATTGAATATTTGCATATTCCTTTCTCAAATTCTGAAAATTCTATCAATCGCTATAGAGCTTTAGCGCAGGCACCCATTCCACTCGATGATAATAATGAGAAAATTTTTGTCGTGAGTTTAGAATATCGTTATATAGATTTTTCTTTTAAAGATCTTGAAGATCTTACCGCTTTTGGAGACAACCTAGTTGACTCTTCACAAGATATGAGACTTAACTTAGGATATACTTGGAAACCTAAAAATGATTGGCGCTTTGGAGTGCGAGTAGGAGCTCGTATCAACTCAACACTAGAAAACAGTCTTGAAAGTGATGATCTTATTTATGAAGGTGGTGTCTATGCAATTTTAGACAAAAAGAAAGATTCTTCAGTCGCAAAACCCTACCGTCTTATTTTGGGGTTAACATATTCTACAACACCCGGCCGTAATTATCCATTACCGCTTATTAATTATTACAGAGAGTTTCATCCTAACTGGACATTCACCTTAGGTGTTCCCAAAACAAACGTGCGTCATTACCTTAATGACAATCATAAAGATGCCATACAAGCGTTTGCAACCATAGATAATATATTTTCCAATCTTCAAAACAACTTTGTACCTACATCAACTCAAAACCCAAATGGTAAGCAGGTAGAAAACATAGAGCTTACCGTGGGCTTATTAGGATTAGGGTATGAACATTTTTTTACAGACCATTTACTGTTTTACGGTTATGCCGCACACTCAGTGTATAATAATTTCCGTTTAGAAAATAACGACGGAGAAAAAATTTATGAAATATCTTCTGAAAATACACCTTACTTCAGAGCAGGAATCAAATTTAAATACTAA
- a CDS encoding mechanosensitive ion channel family protein — protein sequence MLQEEKVSKKIEHVVKDNIWGNIQEFLQLGFRFGEGDKQIHVTVGLLLLVIFSFFLASFILKGIRVLFTRNMQETDKRKFISVFRFIKYVTYIVVVFAVLSFAGINVTPFLAASAALLVGLGLALQDLFKDVIGGIFIILDKSLLVGDIIELNDKVGRVIDIKLRTTRAITRDDKIIIIPNHKFITDTIFNYTQNHRTTREYVRVGVAYGSDTEKVKELLLQSAAKQKGVLKSPKPFVLFEDFGDSALIFSIYFFIGDSFVDPRIKSEMRFRIDQLFRENQITIPFPQRDVHLFQTKK from the coding sequence ATGCTTCAGGAAGAAAAGGTATCAAAGAAAATTGAACATGTTGTAAAAGATAATATATGGGGAAACATACAAGAGTTTCTTCAACTAGGTTTTCGTTTTGGTGAAGGTGATAAACAAATACACGTTACCGTAGGATTACTGTTATTAGTAATTTTTTCTTTCTTTTTAGCAAGCTTTATTCTGAAAGGAATTCGAGTTCTTTTTACTCGAAATATGCAAGAAACTGATAAGCGAAAATTTATCAGTGTTTTTAGGTTCATTAAATATGTAACCTATATAGTTGTTGTATTTGCGGTTTTAAGCTTTGCCGGAATAAACGTAACACCTTTTTTAGCAGCTTCAGCAGCCTTATTGGTAGGTCTTGGGTTAGCACTGCAAGATTTGTTTAAAGATGTTATTGGTGGAATTTTTATCATACTTGATAAATCATTATTGGTTGGTGATATTATAGAGCTTAATGATAAAGTAGGTAGGGTGATAGATATAAAATTAAGAACTACCAGAGCCATCACTCGCGATGATAAAATTATTATCATACCCAATCATAAATTTATAACAGACACCATATTTAACTACACCCAAAACCATCGTACTACAAGAGAGTACGTTAGGGTAGGAGTTGCATACGGCAGTGACACCGAAAAAGTAAAAGAATTATTATTGCAAAGTGCCGCAAAACAAAAAGGAGTGTTAAAAAGTCCTAAACCTTTCGTATTATTTGAGGATTTTGGAGATTCTGCACTTATATTTAGTATCTACTTTTTTATAGGGGATAGTTTTGTTGATCCTCGTATTAAAAGTGAAATGCGTTTTCGAATAGACCAATTGTTTAGAGAAAACCAAATTACCATCCCGTTTCCGCAACGAGATGTACACTTATTTCAAACTAAAAAATAG
- a CDS encoding nucleotide exchange factor GrpE, protein MSKKNKTKKEKVVDENVATQEQEQQVKNADTANSKEADEKDDITKLQEEVEKEKERYLRLFAEFENYKRRTGRERVELFKTAGQDVITSLLPVMDDFDRALKEIKKSEDDSLLQGVKLIQNKLKETLRAKGLEPMEVKQGDTFDAELHEAVTQIPAPSDDLKGKIIDVIEKGYTLGEKIIRFPKVVIGQ, encoded by the coding sequence ATGAGCAAGAAAAATAAAACCAAAAAAGAGAAGGTTGTTGACGAAAACGTAGCAACACAAGAGCAGGAACAGCAAGTTAAAAATGCTGATACTGCCAATTCAAAGGAAGCAGATGAGAAAGACGATATAACAAAACTTCAAGAAGAGGTTGAAAAAGAAAAAGAACGGTATTTGCGTCTTTTTGCTGAATTTGAAAATTATAAGCGTAGAACAGGGCGCGAGCGTGTAGAATTGTTTAAAACAGCGGGTCAAGATGTCATAACATCTTTACTACCTGTAATGGATGATTTTGACCGCGCACTCAAAGAAATTAAAAAGTCTGAAGATGATAGTTTGCTTCAAGGAGTTAAGCTCATTCAAAACAAACTTAAAGAAACCTTACGCGCCAAAGGTCTAGAGCCAATGGAAGTTAAACAAGGTGATACTTTTGACGCAGAACTTCACGAGGCGGTAACACAAATTCCGGCTCCATCAGACGATCTTAAAGGAAAAATAATTGATGTAATTGAAAAGGGATATACTCTTGGTGAAAAAATCATTAGATTCCCAAAAGTTGTTATAGGACAATAA